The following are from one region of the Cyanobium gracile PCC 6307 genome:
- the petC gene encoding cytochrome b6-f complex iron-sulfur subunit, whose protein sequence is MTQIPAASSNGGASGDVPGMGRRQFMNLLTFGSVTGVALGALYPVVNYFIPPKAAGSGGGVTAKDELGNSVTATGWLASHKEGDRSLVQGLKGDPTYLLVEGGEAIGDYGINAICTHLGCVVPWNSGANRFICPCHGSQYDATGKVVRGPAPLSLALAHVSVENDNVFLSQWTETDFRTGEKAWWA, encoded by the coding sequence ATGACCCAGATCCCTGCGGCCTCCTCGAACGGCGGTGCCTCTGGTGATGTGCCCGGCATGGGCCGCCGCCAGTTCATGAACCTGCTGACCTTCGGCTCCGTCACGGGGGTGGCCCTGGGTGCCCTCTACCCGGTCGTCAACTACTTCATCCCCCCCAAGGCCGCGGGCAGCGGTGGCGGCGTGACCGCCAAGGACGAGCTGGGCAACAGCGTCACCGCCACCGGCTGGCTGGCCAGCCACAAGGAGGGTGACCGCAGCCTGGTGCAGGGCCTCAAGGGTGACCCCACCTACCTGCTGGTGGAGGGTGGCGAGGCCATCGGCGACTACGGCATCAACGCCATCTGCACCCACCTGGGCTGTGTGGTGCCCTGGAACAGCGGCGCCAACCGCTTCATCTGCCCCTGCCACGGCAGCCAGTACGACGCCACCGGCAAGGTGGTGCGCGGCCCGGCCCCCCTCTCCCTGGCCCTGGCCCACGTCAGCGTCGAGAATGACAACGTGTTCCTCAGCCAGTGGACCGAAACCGATTTCCGCACGGGCGAAAAGGCCTGGTGGGCCTGA
- a CDS encoding DUF3067 family protein, translating into MTSPEPLRREELLELLRSRWQASYDLQLVQRRGRLYLHVMWGYLEQQSFPLTPEAYEAHLEELVGSLNGLGVASQVRQWLRTTTDKPRLGKALSLPLELPSGRASEFML; encoded by the coding sequence ATGACCTCACCGGAACCGCTGCGGCGGGAGGAACTGCTGGAACTGCTGCGGAGCCGCTGGCAGGCCTCCTATGACCTGCAGCTGGTGCAGCGTCGCGGCCGCCTCTATCTTCATGTGATGTGGGGCTATCTCGAGCAGCAGTCCTTCCCGCTCACCCCCGAGGCCTACGAGGCGCACCTCGAGGAGCTGGTGGGCTCCCTCAACGGCCTCGGGGTGGCGTCCCAGGTGCGCCAGTGGCTGCGGACCACCACCGACAAGCCACGGCTGGGCAAGGCCCTCTCCCTGCCCCTGGAGCTGCCGTCAGGGCGCGCCAGCGAGTTCATGCTCTGA